Proteins encoded together in one Chryseobacterium sp. G0201 window:
- a CDS encoding CusA/CzcA family heavy metal efflux RND transporter, giving the protein MLDKIIKFSIKNKIIIGIMTLLLIIWGVWSATRLPIDAVPDITNNQVQIITVCPTLAGQEVEQLVTFPIEQSIATVPDIEETRSISRFGLSVITVVFKDKVDIYFARQLINERLKQAEENIPKGIGTPELAPVSTGLGEVYQYILHPKKGSEKKYNAKDLRTMQDWIVSRQLYGTEGVAEVNSFGGELKQYEVAVNPNRLKAMGVSVADIFTALEKNNQNTGGAYIDKKPNAYFIRGIGLATSIDDVKNIAVKNTGSIPVFVKDVADVRFGHATRYGAMTYNGQTDAVGGVVMMLKGANSNDVVNRIKEKIPTIQKSLPADIIIEPFLDRTDLVDRAISTVEKNLIEGALIVIFVLVLFLGNFRAGLIVASAIPLSLLFALGMMNVFGVSANLMSLGAIDFGLIVDGAVIIVEATLHHLGLRKSVQRLTQSEMDEEVFLSASKIRGSAAFGEIIILIVYIPILTLVGIEGKMFSPMAKTVGFAILGALILSLTYIPMMCALFLSKKTAHKENFSDKMMNWLQKIYQPLLQKAIKIKYVIVGITVVLFSISLLVFSRMGGEFIPQLEEGDFAFHCILPQGSSLSQSIETSMQASRVIKQFDEVKMVVGKTGSAEVPTDPMPPEATDLIIVLKHQKEWKSKKSYTELADEITEKLEVIPGVFFEANQPIQMRFNELMTGIRQDVAVKIFGENMDTLSIYADKVSKVIQNVEGATSPQVERVGGLPQINVTYDRTRIANYGLNVEDVNNVLSTAFAGKTAGQIFENERRFDLVVRLDSLYRTDIEDVSNLMVPTNTGTQVPLSQVANIEYKLGPAQISREAGKRRIVIGFNVKGRDVESVVKDIQKKLEKDVKLPSGYYFTYGGQFENLKEASQRLMIAVPVSLLLIFMLLYFTFHSFKQATLIFTAIPMSAIGGIFALLLRGMPFSISAGVGFIALFGVAVLNGIVLIGTFNQLEKDGVTDVLKRVIEGTKTRLRPVLMTATVASFGFLPMAISTSAGAEVQKPLATVVIGGLLSATFLTLFVLPMLYIIFNSKINLKDKLLKKPLTLIILIGTLFLGQNLKAQSSREISLNQAIELLQQNNPSIKAKDLNIQSSEALKPTAKELPKLDFSAQLGQYNSPKFDQSFAISQTIPFPTLFKARKELIQEEIKTKKIERQVTENELIKQVRSYFYQIEYLQYNQTKLQYLDSLYGDFIRIATVRFKAGDIKKIEINTAETQKGEINLLFQQNKVYLNNAYKNLKVLLNTDEDISIPDSQKYEPLKVEYLLDSETIENHPSIQIFKQNMEVLEKNKNVEKAQGLPDFSIGYTNQSLIGFHTLNGQEKYYGAENRFNSVSVGVAIPLTFGATKARIKSLECQKQMEENNAKFQQQQLDAQLRNSFSQYQQDVQQYEYYLNQAVPNAKSIVKAAQLGYKTGEISYVEYLFALQTATDIELKYLQSIQQVNQTVVNINSLINK; this is encoded by the coding sequence GTGTTAGATAAAATCATAAAATTTAGTATCAAAAACAAGATTATCATTGGAATTATGACCTTGTTGCTGATCATTTGGGGAGTTTGGAGTGCTACCAGATTGCCCATCGATGCTGTTCCTGATATCACTAATAATCAGGTTCAGATTATTACGGTTTGTCCTACGTTGGCGGGACAGGAAGTAGAACAATTGGTCACCTTTCCTATTGAACAAAGTATTGCAACCGTTCCCGATATAGAAGAAACCCGAAGTATTTCAAGATTCGGATTATCGGTAATCACCGTTGTTTTCAAGGATAAAGTAGACATTTATTTTGCCAGGCAATTAATTAATGAAAGATTAAAACAAGCAGAAGAAAATATTCCTAAAGGAATTGGAACTCCCGAATTAGCGCCTGTAAGCACAGGATTGGGTGAAGTCTACCAATATATTTTGCATCCTAAAAAAGGAAGTGAAAAAAAATACAATGCGAAAGATCTGCGTACGATGCAGGACTGGATTGTTTCCCGACAATTGTACGGAACAGAAGGTGTTGCTGAGGTCAATAGCTTTGGAGGCGAGCTGAAACAATATGAAGTGGCAGTCAATCCTAATCGTCTAAAAGCAATGGGAGTAAGCGTTGCCGATATTTTTACAGCCCTAGAAAAAAACAATCAGAATACAGGCGGAGCGTATATTGACAAAAAACCAAATGCCTATTTCATCCGTGGAATTGGCTTGGCAACTTCGATTGATGATGTTAAAAATATTGCCGTCAAAAATACGGGCAGCATTCCTGTTTTTGTGAAAGATGTTGCAGATGTTCGTTTTGGCCACGCAACCCGTTACGGTGCAATGACGTACAACGGACAAACCGATGCCGTGGGCGGAGTTGTTATGATGTTGAAAGGAGCTAATAGCAATGATGTTGTCAACAGAATTAAAGAAAAAATTCCGACCATTCAAAAATCGTTGCCGGCAGATATTATAATTGAGCCTTTTTTAGACAGAACAGATTTGGTGGATCGAGCCATAAGTACGGTAGAAAAGAATTTGATCGAAGGAGCACTAATCGTGATCTTCGTTTTAGTCTTATTCCTCGGAAATTTCAGAGCGGGATTAATTGTAGCATCTGCAATTCCTTTGTCACTATTATTCGCTTTAGGAATGATGAATGTGTTCGGAGTAAGTGCCAATTTAATGAGTCTTGGAGCGATCGATTTCGGTTTAATTGTAGATGGAGCGGTAATTATCGTTGAAGCTACTTTACATCATTTAGGGTTAAGAAAATCGGTTCAAAGATTAACACAAAGCGAAATGGACGAGGAAGTTTTTCTGTCTGCTTCAAAAATCCGTGGAAGTGCCGCTTTTGGAGAAATTATCATCTTAATTGTTTATATTCCGATTCTTACGCTAGTCGGAATTGAAGGGAAAATGTTCTCACCAATGGCTAAAACAGTAGGTTTTGCGATTTTAGGAGCGTTGATTCTTTCATTGACCTATATTCCGATGATGTGTGCGCTTTTTCTTTCTAAGAAAACGGCTCACAAAGAAAATTTTTCGGATAAAATGATGAATTGGCTACAAAAGATTTATCAACCTTTGTTACAGAAAGCCATTAAAATTAAATATGTAATCGTTGGAATTACGGTTGTTTTATTTTCAATTTCATTATTGGTTTTCAGCAGAATGGGTGGTGAATTTATCCCACAACTCGAAGAAGGAGATTTTGCGTTTCACTGTATTTTACCGCAGGGAAGTTCATTAAGCCAGAGTATCGAAACTTCGATGCAGGCTTCTAGAGTTATTAAGCAATTTGATGAGGTGAAAATGGTAGTCGGAAAAACAGGTTCTGCCGAAGTCCCAACAGATCCGATGCCGCCTGAAGCGACAGATTTAATCATTGTATTAAAACATCAAAAAGAATGGAAATCTAAAAAGTCATATACGGAATTGGCCGATGAGATCACCGAAAAATTGGAAGTGATTCCTGGAGTTTTCTTTGAAGCGAATCAGCCGATTCAAATGCGTTTTAATGAATTAATGACAGGAATCCGACAAGATGTAGCCGTGAAGATCTTTGGTGAAAATATGGATACGCTGTCTATTTATGCGGATAAAGTAAGCAAAGTCATTCAAAATGTTGAAGGGGCAACGTCTCCACAAGTCGAAAGAGTGGGCGGTCTCCCGCAAATCAACGTTACCTACGACAGAACAAGAATTGCCAATTACGGATTGAATGTAGAAGATGTCAACAATGTTTTAAGTACCGCATTTGCAGGAAAAACTGCAGGTCAGATCTTTGAAAATGAAAGACGTTTTGATCTTGTGGTAAGATTAGACAGTTTGTACCGTACAGATATTGAGGATGTAAGTAATTTGATGGTTCCGACAAATACCGGAACTCAGGTTCCGTTGTCACAAGTCGCGAATATTGAATATAAACTTGGACCAGCGCAGATCAGCCGTGAAGCAGGAAAACGTAGAATTGTCATTGGTTTTAATGTTAAAGGAAGAGATGTGGAAAGTGTTGTGAAAGATATTCAGAAAAAATTAGAAAAAGATGTAAAACTTCCATCTGGCTATTACTTCACCTATGGCGGACAGTTTGAAAATTTAAAAGAAGCCAGTCAACGATTGATGATCGCCGTTCCTGTGTCGCTACTTTTGATCTTTATGCTACTATATTTTACATTTCACTCATTTAAACAGGCAACGTTAATATTTACAGCGATTCCGATGAGTGCGATCGGAGGTATTTTTGCGCTTTTATTGAGAGGAATGCCTTTCAGTATCAGTGCTGGAGTTGGTTTCATTGCATTGTTCGGAGTTGCAGTTCTTAATGGAATTGTGTTAATCGGAACATTCAATCAATTAGAAAAAGATGGAGTTACCGATGTATTGAAAAGAGTAATTGAAGGAACAAAAACCAGATTAAGACCAGTTTTAATGACAGCAACCGTTGCCTCTTTCGGATTCTTACCGATGGCGATAAGTACAAGCGCGGGAGCAGAAGTTCAGAAACCATTGGCCACGGTTGTTATTGGAGGATTACTCTCCGCAACTTTCCTGACTTTATTCGTATTGCCGATGTTGTATATCATTTTTAATTCTAAAATTAATCTTAAAGATAAATTGTTGAAAAAGCCTTTAACATTAATCATTTTAATAGGAACTTTATTTTTAGGTCAAAATTTGAAGGCACAAAGTTCAAGAGAAATTTCTTTGAATCAGGCGATAGAATTGTTACAGCAAAATAATCCTTCCATCAAAGCAAAAGATCTCAATATTCAGTCTTCCGAAGCCTTGAAGCCAACAGCAAAGGAACTTCCTAAACTGGATTTTAGTGCGCAACTCGGACAATATAACAGCCCAAAATTTGATCAGTCTTTTGCCATCTCACAAACTATTCCGTTTCCGACTTTATTTAAAGCCAGAAAAGAATTAATTCAGGAAGAAATTAAAACTAAAAAGATTGAAAGGCAAGTCACAGAAAATGAATTGATAAAGCAAGTCAGATCTTATTTTTATCAGATCGAATATTTGCAGTACAATCAAACAAAATTGCAATATCTCGACAGCTTGTATGGCGATTTCATAAGAATTGCAACGGTGAGATTCAAAGCAGGAGATATTAAAAAGATCGAAATTAATACTGCCGAAACGCAGAAAGGAGAGATTAATCTTTTGTTTCAGCAGAATAAGGTGTATTTAAATAATGCTTATAAAAATTTAAAGGTTTTGTTGAATACGGACGAAGATATTTCGATTCCTGATTCTCAAAAATATGAACCGTTAAAAGTAGAATATCTTCTAGACAGCGAAACGATAGAAAATCATCCGTCGATCCAGATTTTTAAGCAGAATATGGAAGTGCTGGAAAAGAATAAAAATGTTGAAAAAGCACAAGGATTACCCGATTTTAGTATTGGATATACCAATCAGTCGTTGATAGGTTTTCATACCTTAAACGGACAGGAAAAGTATTACGGGGCGGAAAACAGATTCAATTCTGTAAGTGTTGGAGTTGCAATTCCGTTAACTTTTGGAGCAACCAAAGCAAGGATTAAATCTTTGGAATGTCAAAAGCAGATGGAAGAAAATAATGCGAAGTTCCAACAGCAGCAACTGGATGCTCAACTAAGAAATTCGTTCAGCCAGTATCAGCAAGATGTTCAACAGTATGAGTATTATCTGAATCAAGCTGTTCCTAATGCGAAAAGTATTGTAAAAGCAGCTCAGTTAGGCTATAAAACAGGAGAGATTTCATATGTAGAATATTTGTTTGCCCTTCAAACAGCAACCGATATCGAACTTAAATATCTGCAATCTATTCAGCAGGTCAATCAAACTGTGGTCAACATTAATTCTTTAATCAACAAATAA
- a CDS encoding efflux RND transporter periplasmic adaptor subunit, translated as MKLKFNIIIIILLSLFLASCGKAEKTEEAKEKTEEHSEHESSDFAELTQEQMDAVGITLGQIEMKELTSIVKANGALSVPNNNKASATSLYGGVIKTLNVQVGDYVKKGQVIATIANPEFIQLQEDYLTTGSRITFAEQEYRRQKELFDNDAGAKKNLQNADAELKTLRTKRASLQRQIQMMGISPGNVSNKNLRSGLAVTAPISGTISNILLQIGSYIDVSSPVAEIVDNSSLHLDLQVFEKDLPLIKVGQKIHFTLTNSPVAEYDAEVYSIGTAFENQSKTIPIHCKVKGNKNGLIDGMNATAVVSLNNQLMPAVPNTAITSADGKDYIFLVNDKKSEDHKDEKTQEKHNEKTVNFEKVEVVKGTSEMGYTAITPVKSIPESAKIATKGAFFINAKLTNSGEHEH; from the coding sequence ATGAAATTAAAATTTAATATCATCATAATAATTCTTCTGTCATTATTTCTAGCGAGTTGTGGAAAAGCTGAAAAAACAGAAGAGGCAAAGGAGAAAACCGAAGAACATTCAGAACATGAAAGTTCGGACTTTGCAGAGCTGACGCAAGAGCAAATGGATGCAGTCGGTATTACGTTAGGGCAAATTGAAATGAAAGAGCTCACATCGATCGTTAAAGCCAACGGTGCGTTGAGTGTGCCCAATAACAACAAAGCCAGCGCGACTTCTTTATACGGTGGAGTGATTAAAACTTTGAATGTTCAGGTCGGAGATTATGTGAAAAAAGGTCAGGTGATCGCGACGATTGCCAATCCGGAGTTTATTCAATTGCAGGAAGATTATTTGACAACGGGAAGTCGCATTACTTTTGCAGAACAGGAATACAGAAGGCAGAAAGAACTTTTTGATAACGATGCCGGAGCGAAAAAAAATCTACAAAATGCAGATGCCGAATTAAAAACATTAAGAACGAAAAGAGCTTCTTTACAAAGACAGATTCAGATGATGGGGATCAGTCCTGGAAATGTTTCCAACAAAAATTTAAGATCCGGACTTGCCGTTACCGCGCCAATTAGCGGAACGATCAGCAATATTTTGTTGCAGATCGGAAGTTATATTGATGTTTCCTCGCCTGTCGCAGAAATTGTTGATAATAGCTCTTTACATCTTGATTTGCAGGTTTTTGAAAAAGATTTACCATTGATAAAAGTCGGGCAGAAGATTCATTTTACATTGACGAATAGCCCTGTTGCCGAGTACGATGCTGAGGTGTACAGTATTGGAACAGCTTTTGAAAATCAAAGTAAGACGATTCCGATTCATTGTAAAGTGAAAGGAAATAAAAATGGCTTGATCGATGGGATGAACGCGACAGCTGTCGTAAGTTTAAATAATCAATTAATGCCTGCTGTTCCCAATACCGCCATCACAAGCGCTGACGGAAAAGATTATATTTTTCTTGTAAATGATAAAAAATCGGAAGATCATAAAGATGAAAAAACTCAGGAAAAACACAACGAAAAAACCGTTAACTTTGAGAAAGTAGAAGTAGTAAAAGGAACTTCAGAAATGGGTTACACAGCAATTACGCCTGTGAAATCGATTCCTGAAAGTGCGAAAATTGCTACAAAAGGAGCGTTTTTCATTAATGCTAAACTGACAAATTCCGGAGAGCACGAACATTAA
- a CDS encoding Fur family transcriptional regulator codes for MKKDIENKLIDKNTKPTSMRILVYDFLSSQETALSLSEIENYFENADRTTIYRTLKTFEEKGIVHSIQENTTTKYKLCHDGCDETTHKDWHLHFYCKICKQTTCKEDISIPENIQTNFRIDEIRLFAKGICENCLESLQ; via the coding sequence ATGAAAAAAGACATCGAAAATAAATTGATCGACAAAAACACAAAACCCACAAGCATGAGGATTTTGGTGTATGATTTTTTGAGTTCTCAGGAAACTGCTTTATCACTGTCGGAAATTGAAAATTATTTTGAAAATGCCGACCGAACCACAATTTATCGAACATTAAAAACCTTTGAAGAAAAGGGAATTGTTCATAGTATTCAGGAAAATACAACGACAAAATACAAGCTTTGTCATGATGGTTGCGACGAGACAACACATAAAGACTGGCATCTGCATTTTTACTGTAAAATATGCAAACAGACGACTTGTAAAGAGGATATTTCAATCCCTGAAAATATTCAGACCAATTTCAGGATCGATGAAATAAGGCTTTTTGCCAAAGGAATTTGCGAGAATTGTCTTGAAAGTTTGCAATAG
- a CDS encoding heavy metal translocating P-type ATPase encodes MEECCSTKPKKEHNHNHEGHDHDHSHDMGDQSTFQMFIPAIISFSLLLIGIALDYYIKPDWFSGWIRLVWYLIAYVPVGLPVLKEAYESITKGDVFSEFFLMGIATVGAFSIGEYPEGVAVMLFYSVGEVFQAMAVTRAKRNIKSLLDQRPDEVTILKEGKPEMVKAEKVNIGEIIQLKSGEKLGLDGELISDKASFNTAALTGESKPDTKIKGETVLAGMINLNTVSQVKVTTAYKDSKLSKILEMVQNATAQKAPTELFIRKFAKIYTPIVVFLAIGITLLPYFFVADYQFRDWLYRALIFLVISCPCALVISIPLGYFGGIGAGSRNGILFKGSNFLDVLANVQNVVMDKTGTMTEGVFKVQEVNFKTEFNKDEILKFVNALESQSTHPVATAIHDFVGEIDHSIQLENVEEIAGHGLKATINGKELLVGNFKLMDKFNIKYEIKPENIVYTLIAIAYDKQFVGYLTIADSIKEDAQLTINKLKALNVQTTMLSGDKTSVVKYVANQLGIQNAYGDLLPEDKVNKVKEIKAKNQTVAFVGDGVNDAPVVALSDVGIAMGGLGSDATIETADVVIQDDMPSKIPMAINIGKQTKKIVWQNIILAFAVKAVVLILGAGGLATMWEAVFADVGVALLAILNAVRIQKMKF; translated from the coding sequence ATGGAAGAATGTTGCAGTACAAAACCTAAAAAAGAACATAATCACAATCATGAAGGTCACGATCACGACCATTCTCATGATATGGGAGATCAATCTACGTTTCAGATGTTTATTCCTGCGATCATTTCTTTTTCTTTATTATTAATAGGAATAGCTTTAGATTATTATATAAAACCCGATTGGTTTTCGGGCTGGATTCGCTTGGTTTGGTATTTAATTGCTTACGTTCCTGTCGGACTTCCTGTTTTAAAAGAAGCGTATGAAAGCATTACTAAAGGTGATGTGTTTTCAGAGTTTTTTTTAATGGGAATAGCGACGGTGGGAGCTTTTTCAATCGGAGAGTATCCTGAAGGGGTCGCTGTAATGCTTTTTTATTCTGTAGGTGAAGTTTTTCAGGCAATGGCAGTCACCAGAGCAAAACGTAATATTAAATCTTTGCTTGATCAGCGTCCGGATGAGGTTACGATCTTAAAAGAAGGAAAACCTGAAATGGTAAAAGCAGAAAAAGTAAATATCGGTGAAATTATTCAGTTGAAATCCGGGGAAAAACTAGGATTGGACGGCGAACTGATTTCAGATAAAGCTTCGTTTAATACAGCTGCGCTTACGGGAGAAAGTAAACCGGACACAAAAATAAAAGGCGAAACGGTACTGGCAGGAATGATCAATCTAAATACAGTAAGTCAGGTAAAAGTAACGACAGCCTATAAAGACAGTAAGCTAAGTAAAATTCTAGAAATGGTTCAGAATGCGACAGCTCAAAAGGCTCCGACAGAACTTTTCATCAGAAAATTTGCGAAAATTTATACTCCGATTGTTGTATTTCTTGCGATTGGAATTACTTTGTTGCCTTACTTTTTTGTAGCCGATTATCAGTTTAGAGATTGGTTGTATAGAGCGTTGATCTTCCTTGTAATCTCTTGTCCGTGTGCTTTGGTGATTTCAATTCCGTTAGGATATTTCGGAGGAATTGGAGCAGGAAGTAGAAACGGAATTTTATTTAAAGGAAGTAATTTCTTAGATGTTCTCGCAAATGTTCAAAATGTGGTGATGGATAAAACCGGTACCATGACGGAAGGAGTTTTCAAAGTTCAGGAAGTTAATTTTAAGACTGAGTTCAATAAAGATGAAATTTTAAAATTTGTCAATGCGCTAGAAAGTCAAAGTACACATCCTGTTGCAACAGCGATTCATGATTTTGTAGGAGAAATTGATCATTCTATTCAATTAGAAAATGTGGAAGAAATTGCAGGTCATGGTTTAAAAGCAACCATCAACGGAAAAGAATTATTGGTTGGGAATTTCAAATTAATGGATAAGTTCAATATCAAATATGAAATCAAACCTGAAAATATAGTCTACACGTTGATTGCCATTGCTTACGATAAACAATTTGTAGGGTATCTTACGATTGCAGATAGTATCAAGGAAGATGCTCAATTAACGATCAATAAATTAAAAGCATTGAATGTACAAACCACCATGTTGAGTGGCGACAAAACTTCCGTTGTAAAATATGTGGCCAATCAATTGGGAATTCAAAATGCCTACGGAGATTTACTTCCCGAAGATAAAGTAAATAAAGTCAAAGAGATCAAAGCCAAAAATCAAACAGTAGCTTTTGTGGGTGATGGAGTAAATGATGCTCCGGTTGTGGCTCTAAGCGATGTCGGTATCGCCATGGGCGGATTAGGAAGTGATGCAACGATCGAAACTGCCGATGTAGTAATCCAGGATGATATGCCGAGCAAAATCCCAATGGCGATCAATATCGGAAAGCAGACGAAAAAAATAGTATGGCAGAATATCATTCTTGCATTTGCAGTAAAAGCTGTTGTTTTAATATTGGGAGCAGGAGGTTTGGCAACCATGTGGGAAGCTGTTTTTGCCGATGTTGGAGTTGCTTTATTGGCTATTTTAAATGCTGTTAGAATTCAGAAAATGAAGTTTTGA
- a CDS encoding YHS domain-containing protein, whose protein sequence is MKSKIILTALLSVSLIACAQETPKVKHKKSTTSSKSDTKKVKFANVEDPICHMPTEANMKDTAVYKNKTYGFCSVYCKDEFKKNPEKYAQK, encoded by the coding sequence ATGAAATCAAAAATTATTTTAACAGCATTATTGTCTGTTTCACTAATTGCTTGTGCCCAGGAAACGCCTAAAGTAAAGCATAAAAAGAGTACTACTTCTTCAAAATCAGATACAAAAAAAGTGAAATTTGCCAACGTTGAAGACCCAATCTGTCATATGCCAACAGAAGCAAATATGAAAGATACAGCAGTCTATAAAAATAAAACGTACGGTTTTTGCAGTGTCTACTGTAAGGACGAGTTCAAAAAAAATCCTGAGAAGTATGCCCAGAAATAA
- a CDS encoding SCO family protein, translating into MPRNNNTNKGTKSKVIIPIAVIALLFLGIGIGMSYFKKNLYTVMKVPDFELTDQNNKKITNKDMLGKVYLVEFFFSRCPTICPVMNSNMRAIEDEINNPEFGIISISIDPENDTPELLKQHAKRIGVKSPNWHFLTGNRDYIGKLADQFDIYVGDKEDEGENLNHSGMIALVDKEGSIRCRYNKDNMPILYYSGLNYEDAEGKIPKLTGKYHPDRELLIEDIKKLLK; encoded by the coding sequence ATGCCCAGAAATAATAATACAAATAAAGGGACAAAAAGCAAAGTGATTATTCCAATTGCTGTGATTGCTTTACTTTTCTTGGGTATTGGGATCGGGATGAGTTATTTTAAAAAGAACTTATATACCGTGATGAAGGTTCCGGATTTTGAATTGACTGATCAAAACAACAAGAAAATCACCAATAAAGATATGCTTGGAAAAGTCTATTTAGTAGAATTTTTCTTCAGCAGATGTCCAACGATTTGTCCTGTGATGAACAGCAATATGAGAGCAATCGAAGATGAAATCAATAATCCTGAATTTGGAATCATTTCCATAAGCATAGATCCTGAAAATGATACTCCTGAATTACTGAAGCAACATGCTAAAAGAATTGGAGTAAAATCTCCTAACTGGCATTTCTTAACAGGGAATAGAGATTATATCGGAAAACTTGCAGATCAGTTTGATATTTATGTTGGTGACAAAGAAGATGAAGGAGAAAATCTTAACCACAGTGGAATGATTGCTCTCGTGGACAAAGAAGGGAGTATCCGTTGCAGATATAATAAGGATAATATGCCGATTTTATATTATTCTGGTTTAAATTATGAAGATGCAGAAGGAAAGATCCCAAAATTGACAGGTAAATATCATCCCGACAGAGAACTATTGATCGAGGATATTAAGAAATTGTTGAAATAA